One Kitasatospora sp. MAP12-44 DNA segment encodes these proteins:
- a CDS encoding helix-turn-helix transcriptional regulator: MTDDRTFSGARLRYIAEAARCNSTVVAARVGLTAETVEKYFKGATVPRPAMVERLAVALDVTPADFFEADSGDDFDREVVEFLAPLTIARRARVLARLDTATAELIAEAEPPASRSVIPRRAVAPPTTEPSTSHFVPTYRRTS, encoded by the coding sequence ATGACGGATGATCGAACGTTCTCTGGAGCCCGACTCAGGTACATCGCCGAGGCTGCCCGGTGCAACAGCACGGTGGTAGCGGCTCGCGTCGGTCTCACCGCCGAGACCGTAGAGAAGTACTTCAAGGGTGCGACCGTCCCGCGCCCGGCGATGGTCGAGCGACTTGCCGTCGCCCTCGATGTCACGCCGGCCGACTTCTTCGAGGCGGACTCCGGCGACGACTTCGACCGCGAGGTGGTCGAGTTCCTCGCCCCGTTGACGATCGCGCGGCGTGCCCGTGTCTTGGCCCGCCTCGACACCGCGACCGCAGAACTTATCGCCGAGGCTGAGCCGCCCGCCTCCCGCAGCGTGATCCCACGGCGGGCCGTCGCGCCGCCCACCACTGAACCCAGCACGTCACACTTCGTCCCCACCTATCGGAGGACTTCATGA
- a CDS encoding helix-turn-helix transcriptional regulator, whose translation MSTDTARWIGPGLRAARIAKGHRAVKVAKGAGIARGTYYSMERGVTLPSVPVFLALLDLLDVTVAQLRELSEIEIQSVPEQVRRQALDVLAESV comes from the coding sequence ATGAGCACTGACACCGCACGATGGATCGGCCCGGGACTCCGCGCCGCCCGAATCGCCAAAGGACACCGCGCCGTGAAGGTTGCCAAAGGGGCAGGCATCGCACGCGGCACCTACTACTCCATGGAGCGCGGCGTAACTCTGCCGTCCGTGCCGGTCTTCCTTGCCCTGCTGGACTTGCTGGATGTGACAGTGGCCCAACTCCGTGAGCTCTCGGAGATCGAGATCCAGAGTGTCCCGGAGCAGGTCCGACGCCAAGCCCTCGATGTGCTCGCCGAATCCGTCTGA
- a CDS encoding ATP-binding protein — MNEFDSPRPNGRIHPSARWDRLNANDATTLFRDSWKSIDDVPSLLSLPAKHRAFGIDQLTPTEYNPDEYKTVAAWVENLSDQQHRDGLSPADTEGYGQGLYLSGPYGTGKTTIAAAALVSVYRAGNSVGFIRFTDLLAAHRPAPGNERRLEDDLERKEEAGQLQGWKKLAREAGVLLIDDVGQEREIKGSEFAEDILTSTLRSRFNAGLPTMVSTNLTLDRWRARYGDALASFIHEAFAHFLFFGGPDLRSTR, encoded by the coding sequence ATGAACGAGTTTGATTCACCACGGCCGAACGGGCGGATCCACCCCTCGGCAAGGTGGGACCGTCTCAACGCCAACGACGCCACCACACTCTTCCGCGATTCGTGGAAGTCGATCGATGACGTTCCCAGCTTGCTGAGCCTCCCAGCGAAACACCGAGCCTTCGGCATCGACCAGTTGACGCCAACCGAGTACAACCCCGACGAGTACAAGACCGTGGCCGCCTGGGTGGAGAACCTTTCGGACCAGCAACACCGCGATGGGCTCTCCCCGGCCGATACCGAGGGCTACGGACAGGGCCTCTACCTCAGCGGCCCGTACGGCACCGGGAAGACCACCATTGCCGCCGCCGCGCTGGTCTCCGTCTACCGAGCCGGGAACTCCGTGGGGTTCATCCGCTTCACGGACCTTCTGGCCGCCCACAGACCGGCGCCCGGCAACGAGCGCCGCCTGGAGGACGACCTGGAGCGCAAGGAGGAGGCCGGACAACTCCAGGGGTGGAAGAAGCTCGCCCGCGAGGCGGGCGTACTGCTGATTGACGATGTGGGCCAGGAGCGCGAGATCAAGGGCTCCGAGTTCGCCGAGGACATCCTGACCAGCACCCTGCGAAGCAGGTTCAACGCCGGTCTCCCGACCATGGTCAGCACGAACCTCACGCTTGATCGGTGGCGAGCGCGATACGGGGACGCGCTCGCCTCGTTCATCCATGAGGCGTTCGCGCACTTCCTCTTCTTCGGTGGCCCCGACCTTCGGAGCACGCGGTGA
- a CDS encoding AAA family ATPase: MDQLKARELAAWSGRKAEVAGQAATSKMLDTFREHLLAPAQMLRLPSAPELIQGILAANSLVWLWGPPKQGKTFIAHDWAGHVGAGMPWQGREVTKGRVLYVVAEGAAGYRKRIPAWENYHEYPMTGVTFFNHPLQLLDHAQHSAFLVLIEELRPALVVIDTQSRCTVGKKENDADTMSGLVAALDQIRVAAGGACVLTLHHGERTSRNMRGSSVVDGAADTTIKVTRDQRSPKSPIKLTCTAQKDDAPFGTIALPVIQVDGSLVIANQDPQLPDSLSGGGAAVGSNPTWKTVHLSGLQADILTLLQRQGRHTVKELAEHLKKHRDTINDAVKALVKQGFAERATPYVQAVESSPGDVEEAA, translated from the coding sequence GTGGACCAGCTCAAGGCCAGGGAACTGGCCGCCTGGTCGGGAAGGAAGGCCGAGGTGGCCGGCCAGGCGGCCACCTCGAAGATGCTCGACACCTTCCGCGAGCACCTCCTGGCCCCCGCCCAGATGCTCCGGCTCCCGTCGGCCCCGGAACTGATCCAGGGCATCCTCGCCGCCAACTCCTTGGTCTGGCTGTGGGGTCCTCCCAAGCAGGGCAAGACCTTCATCGCGCACGACTGGGCTGGCCACGTCGGAGCCGGAATGCCTTGGCAGGGAAGGGAAGTGACGAAGGGGCGGGTGCTATATGTAGTCGCTGAGGGGGCCGCCGGGTACCGCAAGCGCATTCCGGCCTGGGAGAACTACCACGAGTACCCGATGACCGGGGTGACGTTCTTCAATCACCCCCTCCAGCTGCTCGACCACGCTCAGCACTCGGCCTTTCTGGTTCTGATCGAAGAGCTGCGTCCGGCGCTGGTCGTCATCGACACGCAGTCCCGGTGCACGGTCGGCAAGAAGGAAAACGACGCCGACACGATGAGCGGCCTGGTGGCCGCGCTCGACCAAATCCGGGTTGCAGCCGGCGGGGCCTGCGTCCTGACGCTGCATCACGGTGAGCGCACATCCAGGAACATGCGCGGCTCCTCCGTCGTGGACGGCGCGGCCGACACCACGATCAAGGTCACCCGCGACCAGCGGAGCCCGAAGAGTCCGATCAAGCTGACCTGTACCGCTCAGAAGGACGACGCACCGTTCGGGACGATAGCCCTGCCCGTGATACAGGTCGACGGAAGCCTGGTCATCGCCAACCAAGATCCTCAGCTGCCGGATTCGCTGTCGGGTGGCGGGGCCGCCGTCGGGTCGAACCCGACATGGAAGACCGTTCACCTGTCGGGTCTCCAGGCCGACATCCTCACGCTGCTCCAACGGCAGGGCCGGCACACGGTCAAGGAGCTTGCCGAGCACCTCAAGAAGCACCGCGACACCATCAACGATGCCGTGAAAGCACTGGTCAAGCAGGGTTTTGCTGAGCGGGCCACGCCCTACGTCCAGGCCGTCGAGAGCTCTCCCGGTGACGTCGAAGAGGCAGCTTGA
- a CDS encoding exonuclease domain-containing protein, translated as MALDFETANENRGSVCAVGMVTVQDGQVIDRWETFIQPPESISGFSPFNTSIHGITAGDVKNAPTWRATLPEIVGRAAGRVVVAHNAAFDLGALRDACDADGTAWPELRYACSLVTARRAWPERLSYKLGYLVEDLGLDLNTDRHHTALWDAEMSARVMLAAMDRHDAPLLHDLLGALNVGYGHVRPDGQWTGSVFKSPYVSGSKTPLPETNPDADPNGALYGMTVFLTGTLSSMTRIEAQQRIAHAGGFPGAKGLSKQTNILVVGDLRSTEMLDGRPNSSKVKAAAKYRAAGQDIEMLDEAEFLARLAS; from the coding sequence GTGGCGCTGGACTTCGAGACTGCCAATGAGAACCGGGGCAGTGTCTGCGCAGTCGGCATGGTGACCGTTCAAGACGGTCAGGTCATCGACCGTTGGGAGACGTTCATCCAGCCGCCCGAGTCCATCAGCGGCTTCTCCCCATTCAACACCAGCATCCACGGCATCACCGCCGGCGACGTGAAGAACGCTCCTACATGGCGGGCGACGCTCCCCGAGATCGTGGGCCGCGCGGCTGGCCGGGTGGTCGTCGCCCACAACGCGGCCTTCGACCTGGGCGCGCTCCGGGATGCCTGCGATGCCGACGGAACCGCCTGGCCCGAACTGCGCTACGCCTGCTCGCTCGTCACAGCACGGCGCGCATGGCCAGAGCGGCTGTCCTACAAGCTGGGTTACCTGGTCGAAGACCTCGGACTCGACCTGAACACGGACCGGCATCACACCGCGCTGTGGGATGCCGAGATGTCCGCTCGCGTCATGCTCGCCGCGATGGACCGCCACGACGCACCCTTGCTCCACGACCTGCTCGGCGCTCTGAACGTCGGCTACGGGCACGTCCGCCCCGACGGTCAATGGACGGGCTCCGTCTTCAAGAGTCCGTACGTCAGCGGGTCGAAGACACCACTGCCGGAAACCAACCCGGACGCAGACCCCAATGGCGCGCTGTACGGCATGACCGTCTTCCTGACCGGCACGCTGTCGAGCATGACCCGCATCGAGGCGCAGCAGCGGATAGCGCACGCGGGCGGCTTCCCCGGCGCCAAGGGCCTGAGCAAGCAGACGAACATCCTCGTCGTCGGTGACCTGCGGTCGACGGAGATGCTCGACGGCCGACCAAACAGCAGCAAGGTCAAGGCAGCCGCGAAGTACCGCGCGGCCGGCCAGGACATCGAGATGCTCGACGAGGCGGAGTTCCTGGCCCGGTTGGCGAGCTGA
- the istB gene encoding IS21-like element helper ATPase IstB, whose product MARTTPAASNPTTDASAKADGKTARTGRQTAADLAFLARAMKAPALLDAAERLADRAQAEAWTHTEYLVACLQREVSARDSHGGEGRIRAARFPAIKTIEELDLTHLRGLTRQQLAHLGTLDFIAAKENAVFLGPPGTGKTHLATGLAVRACQAGHRVAFATAAQWVDRLAAAHQAGRLQDELVKLGRYPLIVIDEVGYIPFEAEAANLFFQLVSNRYERASVIVTSNKPFGRWGETFGDETVAAAMIDRLVHHAEVHSLKGESYRMRGRELGRVPTTDND is encoded by the coding sequence ATGGCCCGCACCACACCCGCGGCATCGAACCCCACGACCGACGCGTCGGCGAAGGCGGACGGCAAGACGGCCCGAACCGGTCGGCAGACCGCCGCCGACCTGGCTTTCCTCGCCCGGGCCATGAAGGCCCCCGCGCTGCTGGACGCCGCCGAACGCCTGGCGGACCGCGCCCAGGCCGAAGCCTGGACCCACACCGAGTACCTGGTCGCCTGCCTGCAACGGGAGGTCTCCGCCCGCGACTCCCACGGCGGTGAGGGCCGCATCCGCGCCGCCCGCTTCCCCGCCATCAAGACCATCGAGGAGCTCGATCTCACCCACCTGCGCGGTCTGACGCGACAACAACTCGCACACCTGGGAACACTGGACTTCATAGCGGCCAAGGAGAACGCTGTTTTCCTGGGACCGCCGGGCACAGGCAAGACGCACCTGGCCACCGGACTCGCGGTTCGGGCCTGCCAGGCCGGCCACCGGGTCGCGTTCGCCACCGCCGCCCAGTGGGTCGACCGCCTCGCCGCCGCCCATCAGGCCGGTCGCCTCCAGGACGAACTGGTCAAGCTCGGCCGCTACCCGCTGATCGTGATCGACGAGGTCGGCTATATCCCCTTCGAGGCCGAGGCCGCGAACCTGTTCTTCCAACTGGTCTCGAACAGATACGAGAGGGCCAGCGTGATCGTCACCTCGAACAAGCCCTTCGGACGCTGGGGAGAGACCTTCGGCGACGAGACCGTCGCCGCCGCCATGATCGACCGACTCGTCCACCACGCCGAGGTCCACTCCCTCAAAGGCGAGTCCTACCGCATGCGCGGCCGCGAACTCGGCCGCGTCCCTACGACCGACAACGACTAA
- the istA gene encoding IS21 family transposase, producing MITVEDWAEIRRLHRAEHLPIRAIARHLGISKNTVKRALATDRPPVYQRPLKGSAVDPFEPAIRELLKQTPTMPATVIAERIGWERGITILKERVRELRPAYLPVDPVSRTVYQPGELTQCDLWFPPVDIPLGYGQSGRPPVLVIVSGYSRVITARMLPSRQTGDLIDGHWRLLADGWGAVPKMLVWDNEAGVGRGKLTSEFAAFAGLLAVKVHLCRPRDPEAKGLVERANGYLETSFLPGRTFTGPDDFNNQLTAWLQIANRRTHRSIDARPVDRWEADRAAMLTVPPVTPPHWWRFHTRIGRDHYIRVDTNDYSVHPRAIGHTAMVRADNEEVTVLAGNDLVARHTRCWAKHQSITDPDHAAAASVLRGEVIHQQAAQAATARAALLAPDSLGIEVEQRELGTYDRMFTLIEGGAGKEDT from the coding sequence GTGATTACTGTGGAGGACTGGGCTGAGATCCGGCGGCTGCACCGGGCCGAGCACCTGCCGATCCGGGCGATCGCCCGCCATCTGGGCATCTCGAAGAACACGGTGAAACGGGCCCTGGCCACCGACCGGCCGCCGGTCTACCAGCGCCCGCTGAAGGGCTCGGCGGTGGACCCGTTCGAGCCCGCCATCCGCGAGCTGCTCAAGCAGACCCCGACCATGCCCGCCACGGTCATCGCCGAGCGGATCGGCTGGGAGCGCGGCATCACGATCCTCAAGGAACGCGTGCGCGAGCTGCGCCCGGCCTACCTGCCGGTCGACCCGGTCTCGCGGACGGTCTATCAGCCGGGCGAGCTCACCCAGTGCGACCTCTGGTTCCCGCCCGTCGACATCCCACTCGGCTACGGCCAGTCGGGCCGCCCGCCGGTCCTGGTCATCGTCTCGGGCTACTCTCGGGTGATCACCGCCCGGATGCTGCCTTCCCGGCAGACCGGCGATCTGATCGACGGCCACTGGCGCCTGCTGGCTGACGGCTGGGGAGCGGTCCCCAAGATGCTGGTCTGGGACAACGAGGCCGGCGTCGGCCGGGGCAAGCTCACCTCCGAGTTCGCCGCGTTCGCGGGCCTGCTCGCGGTCAAGGTGCACCTCTGCCGCCCCCGCGATCCGGAGGCGAAGGGCCTGGTCGAGCGGGCGAACGGCTACCTGGAGACCAGCTTCCTGCCTGGCCGCACCTTCACCGGCCCCGACGACTTCAACAACCAGCTGACCGCCTGGCTGCAGATCGCCAACCGGCGAACCCACCGCAGCATCGACGCCCGGCCGGTCGACCGCTGGGAAGCCGACCGCGCCGCGATGCTCACCGTCCCGCCGGTCACCCCGCCGCACTGGTGGCGTTTCCACACCCGCATCGGCCGCGACCACTACATCCGCGTCGACACCAACGACTACTCCGTCCACCCCAGAGCGATCGGACACACCGCCATGGTCCGCGCGGACAATGAGGAGGTCACCGTCCTCGCCGGCAACGACCTGGTCGCCCGTCATACCCGCTGCTGGGCCAAGCACCAGTCGATCACCGACCCTGACCACGCGGCCGCGGCCAGCGTCCTGCGCGGCGAGGTGATCCACCAGCAGGCCGCCCAGGCGGCCACCGCCCGAGCCGCCCTCCTGGCCCCCGACAGCCTCGGCATCGAGGTCGAGCAACGCGAACTGGGCACCTACGACCGCATGTTCACCCTCATCGAGGGCGGCGCCGGGAAGGAGGACACCTGA